In one window of Arachis ipaensis cultivar K30076 chromosome B06, Araip1.1, whole genome shotgun sequence DNA:
- the LOC107605015 gene encoding uncharacterized protein LOC107605015 isoform X5, with protein MATLKFLPVWASVSVTFMVVVVAAMFISAESTIYVYFSRVPPPRSRSSNAVFQFLVETLDGYNACKRYNCSFQCELDGKAYPCHGHGIVLKNLTQNQEHYFLLNVTTNKGERNSSVYSWFIDTIPPTAAITSEETYTSGKRVAIDITFSELCTGLGGFKCQNSTNCDVLVAGPAQVVASSFQIIKPGFKYSLDLILSSKIVYGHAVISMVENTCADQAGNKFMRTNGSTLIIHFDRRPVMVDFWTSVPSYELKINSIPRTVIATCKPEDMIIFLDFSIPIRNSTEQILSALHVNSSILTPFHDRSNEARRFSFMLNNISRTEIITIELQATSILGRTGIPVSPVAPITFLFDSMRPSVILRTSSLGRPRDFDINIIAEFTKPVFGFDASMIEVLGGRLTRLQDLSRALYSLTVHAESENEVSVTIPAGKVTDISGNENLASNQLVFKHYSAPAICIALYSFVSAGTIATSLIAAMVLLSSANLEAISILALGGANCPTSNPSMNLNGMVGHLQVFALTSWFSADQPVKYLETTRGLRWLIPHHKLPWTDSDTSSSISEKENLAGRTNDLSEHNSHNRDHHLPTKITTISGWLHNHQHNISRANIVYGLPLSSIEYFSYFLRGEPMSASMVAKGMENYKGWQDMEMNLFWLGIGGGCLILAHVFIILFLRRRTGKPPRGSFSVPRFELFILILLLPCLSQSSAFLIKGGSTRGIITGVLLLAIPAAFILSASLFIIIVINSGKFARYEEFNQVPNQEVWYKKLWFLFVGKPTTGKWFYRDGLPSSFLSGFGILFDNCKGSPVLVLGNQHELNTMTKWTESGQSGNERIKGVNSEDSNEENKNSIFRRVLGCMQQYYIILDLLRRVGLGMISVAYPPEKTSKSLFALVCLVYLSFKVVQNQLKPELRN; from the exons ATGGCAACTCTCAAGTTTCTTCCAGTGTGGGCTAGTGTTAGTGTTACATTCATGGTTGTGGTGGTAGCAGCAATGTTTATCTCAGCTGAATCAACAATCTATGTTTACTTCAGTCGTGTTCCTCCACCGCGGTCGAGGTCTTCTAATGCTGTTTTTCAGTTCCTAGTAGAAACTTTGGATGGTTACAATGCGTGTAAGAGATATAACTGTTCATTTCAATGTGAG CTTGATGGCAAAGCGTACCCTTGCCATGGTCATGGCATTGTGTTGAAGAACCTGACACAAAACCAGGAGCATTACTTTCTTCTCAATGTCACTACAAACAAAGGAGAAAGAAACTCATCAGTTTACTCATGGTTCATAG ATACAATACCTCCAACTGCAGCCATTACTAGTGAAGAGACATACACAAGTGGAAAAAGGGTAGCAATTGATATTACATTCAGTGAACTATGCACTGGATTAGGTGGATTCAAATGTCAGAACTCAACAAACTGTGAT GTTCTAGTAGCTGGTCCTGCCCAGGTTGTTGCATCTTCATTCCAAATTATCAAACCAGGTTTTAAGTATAGTCTTGACCTGATTCTCTCCTCGAAAATTGTGTACGGGCATGCCGTGATCTCGATGGTGGAGAATACTTGTGCTGACCAGGCTGGAAACAAGTTCATGAGAACTAATGGTTCTACTTTGATTATTCACTTTG ATAGAAGACCAGTAATGGTGGATTTTTGGACTTCTGTTCCATCATATGAGTTGAAAATTAACAGTATCCCAAGAACTGTCATTGCAACATGCAAACCAGAGGACATGATAATTTTCTTGGACTTCAGCATTCCTATAAGAAATTCAACGGAGCAAATTCTAAGTGCGCTACACGTTAACTCCAGTATCTTAACCCCTTTCCATGATAGAAGTAACGAGGCACGCCGATTTTCTTTCATG CTCAATAACATCTCAAGAACTGAGATTATCACAATTGAATTACAAGCTACATCAATACTTGGAAGAACAGGCATCCCTGTCTCTCCTGTTGCTCCGATTACATTCCTTTTCG ATTCCATGAGACCTAGTGTGATACTAAGGACCAGCTCCCTCGGTAGACCAAGGGATTTTGACATCAACATAATTGCCGAGTTCACAAAGCCAGTATTTGGCTTCGACGCCTCTATGATAGAAGTCTTGGGAGGAAGATTGACAAG gTTACAGGATCTATCCAGAGCTTTGTACTCATTGACAGTCCATGCAGAATCAGAGAATGAAGTGTCAGTTACCATTCCTGCAGGGAAGGTAACTGATATCTCAGGAAACGAAAATTTGGCATCTAACCAACTTGTATTCAAGCATT ATTCTGCCCCTGCAATATGCATTGCATTGTACTCATTTGTGAGTGCTGGAACAATAGCAACATCACTGATAGCTGCAATGGTTTTGCTTTCCTCTGCGAATCTAGAAGCAATAAGCATACTTGCTTTGGGAGGTGCAAACTGTCCTACTTCCAATCCATCAATGAATCTAAAT GGAATGGTTGGACACCTTCAAGTCTTTGCGCTTACAAGTTGGTTTTCAGCTGATCAACCTGTCAAATACTTGGAGACAACAAGAGGCCTACGGTGGCTCATACCTCATCACAAGCTTCCTTGGACAGATTCCGACACTTCGTCTTCAATATCAGAAAAAGAGAACCTTGCAGGGAGAACTAATGACCTGTCAGAACATAATTCTCACAACAGAGATCATCATCTTCCAACTAAAATTACCACCATATCGGGTTGGCTTCATAATCACCAGCATAACATAAGTAGGGCAAATATAGTTTATGGTCTACCTCTCAGTTCCATTGAATATTTCAGTTATTTCTTG AGGGGAGAACCAATGTCTGCTAGCATGGTCGCCAAAGGAATGGAGAATTACAAAGG GTGGCAGGACATGGAGATGAACTTATTCTGGCTTGGCATAGGAGGAGGCTGTTTAATTTTAGCTCAtgttttcataattttattcctcCGGCGGAGGACAGGGAAGCCACCTCGGGGCAGTTTTTCAGTTCCTAGATTTGAGCTATTTATTTTGATTCTCTTGCTACCTTGTCTTTCTCAGTCATCTGCTTTCCTAATAAAAG GTGGTTCAACAAGGGGAATTATAACAGGGGTGTTGTTGCTGGCAATCCCTGCAGCATTCATCTTATCAGCATccctatttattattattgtaatcAACTCAGGAAAATTTGCCCGGTACGAAGAATTCAACCAAGTACCTAATCAAGAAGTGTGGTACAAGAAGTTATGGTTCCTTTTTGTCGGGAAGCCAACCACGGGAAAGTGGTTTTACAGGGATGGATTACCATCTTCTTTCCTCTCAGGCTTTGGAATTCTCTTTGATAATTGCAAGGGTTCTCCAGTGTTAGTCCTAGGCAATCAGCATGAACTAAATACCATGACCAAGTGGACCGAAAGCGGCCAAAGCGGGAATGAAAGAATTAAGGGGGTCAACTCAGAAGATAGCAATGAGGAAAACAAAAATTCCATTTTCAGAAGGGTACTAGGATGCATGCAACAATACTATATCATCCTTGACTTATTAAGAAGAGTTGGTTTGGGAATGATATCTGTAGCTTATCCACCAGAAAAAACAAGTAAAAGCCTTTTTGCTCTG GTGTGTTTGGTATATTTGTCATTCAAAGTGGTTCAAAATCAACTGAAGCCAGAACTTCGGAACTAA
- the LOC107605015 gene encoding uncharacterized protein LOC107605015 isoform X3, producing MATLKFLPVWASVSVTFMVVVVAAMFISAESTIYVYFSRVPPPRSRSSNAVFQFLVETLDGYNACKRYNCSFQCELDGKAYPCHGHGIVLKNLTQNQEHYFLLNVTTNKGERNSSVYSWFIDTIPPTAAITSEETYTSGKRVAIDITFSELCTGLGGFKCQNSTNCDVVASSFQIIKPGFKYSLDLILSSKIVYGHAVISMVENTCADQAGNKFMRTNGSTLIIHFDRRPVMVDFWTSVPSYELKINSIPRTVIATCKPEDMIIFLDFSIPIRNSTEQILSALHVNSSILTPFHDRSNEARRFSFMLNNISRTEIITIELQATSILGRTGIPVSPVAPITFLFDSMRPSVILRTSSLGRPRDFDINIIAEFTKPVFGFDASMIEVLGGRLTRLQDLSRALYSLTVHAESENEVSVTIPAGKVTDISGNENLASNQLVFKHYSAPAICIALYSFVSAGTIATSLIAAMVLLSSANLEAISILALGGANCPTSNPSMNLNGMVGHLQVFALTSWFSADQPVKYLETTRGLRWLIPHHKLPWTDSDTSSSISEKENLAGRTNDLSEHNSHNRDHHLPTKITTISGWLHNHQHNISRANIVYGLPLSSIEYFSYFLRGEPMSASMVAKGMENYKGWQDMEMNLFWLGIGGGCLILAHVFIILFLRRRTGKPPRGSFSVPRFELFILILLLPCLSQSSAFLIKGGSTRGIITGVLLLAIPAAFILSASLFIIIVINSGKFARYEEFNQVPNQEVWYKKLWFLFVGKPTTGKWFYRDGLPSSFLSGFGILFDNCKGSPVLVLGNQHELNTMTKWTESGQSGNERIKGVNSEDSNEENKNSIFRRVLGCMQQYYIILDLLRRVGLGMISVAYPPEKTSKSLFALVITLVQFIYLFTIKPYISRSVHVVESVSLLCEAGVFGIFVIQSGSKSTEARTSELIMIVLLLLTFIAQLINQWYAMVNTLLRLSKPQTNSLRHGLKLAAKGLILPFLPKKHWPSVVSTFSQTETEQLSVNPASSGTELGRRKRAGYMDPVSAMTATVVPVQSLHTPSPSVIERRDPRNSKAATNAHIEVEGIWLTGHKAGINDELKMLRELAKAGFSREDRVDEASTSYTLDAQPPSDEHYLGIPKPRY from the exons ATGGCAACTCTCAAGTTTCTTCCAGTGTGGGCTAGTGTTAGTGTTACATTCATGGTTGTGGTGGTAGCAGCAATGTTTATCTCAGCTGAATCAACAATCTATGTTTACTTCAGTCGTGTTCCTCCACCGCGGTCGAGGTCTTCTAATGCTGTTTTTCAGTTCCTAGTAGAAACTTTGGATGGTTACAATGCGTGTAAGAGATATAACTGTTCATTTCAATGTGAG CTTGATGGCAAAGCGTACCCTTGCCATGGTCATGGCATTGTGTTGAAGAACCTGACACAAAACCAGGAGCATTACTTTCTTCTCAATGTCACTACAAACAAAGGAGAAAGAAACTCATCAGTTTACTCATGGTTCATAG ATACAATACCTCCAACTGCAGCCATTACTAGTGAAGAGACATACACAAGTGGAAAAAGGGTAGCAATTGATATTACATTCAGTGAACTATGCACTGGATTAGGTGGATTCAAATGTCAGAACTCAACAAACTGTGAT GTTGTTGCATCTTCATTCCAAATTATCAAACCAGGTTTTAAGTATAGTCTTGACCTGATTCTCTCCTCGAAAATTGTGTACGGGCATGCCGTGATCTCGATGGTGGAGAATACTTGTGCTGACCAGGCTGGAAACAAGTTCATGAGAACTAATGGTTCTACTTTGATTATTCACTTTG ATAGAAGACCAGTAATGGTGGATTTTTGGACTTCTGTTCCATCATATGAGTTGAAAATTAACAGTATCCCAAGAACTGTCATTGCAACATGCAAACCAGAGGACATGATAATTTTCTTGGACTTCAGCATTCCTATAAGAAATTCAACGGAGCAAATTCTAAGTGCGCTACACGTTAACTCCAGTATCTTAACCCCTTTCCATGATAGAAGTAACGAGGCACGCCGATTTTCTTTCATG CTCAATAACATCTCAAGAACTGAGATTATCACAATTGAATTACAAGCTACATCAATACTTGGAAGAACAGGCATCCCTGTCTCTCCTGTTGCTCCGATTACATTCCTTTTCG ATTCCATGAGACCTAGTGTGATACTAAGGACCAGCTCCCTCGGTAGACCAAGGGATTTTGACATCAACATAATTGCCGAGTTCACAAAGCCAGTATTTGGCTTCGACGCCTCTATGATAGAAGTCTTGGGAGGAAGATTGACAAG gTTACAGGATCTATCCAGAGCTTTGTACTCATTGACAGTCCATGCAGAATCAGAGAATGAAGTGTCAGTTACCATTCCTGCAGGGAAGGTAACTGATATCTCAGGAAACGAAAATTTGGCATCTAACCAACTTGTATTCAAGCATT ATTCTGCCCCTGCAATATGCATTGCATTGTACTCATTTGTGAGTGCTGGAACAATAGCAACATCACTGATAGCTGCAATGGTTTTGCTTTCCTCTGCGAATCTAGAAGCAATAAGCATACTTGCTTTGGGAGGTGCAAACTGTCCTACTTCCAATCCATCAATGAATCTAAAT GGAATGGTTGGACACCTTCAAGTCTTTGCGCTTACAAGTTGGTTTTCAGCTGATCAACCTGTCAAATACTTGGAGACAACAAGAGGCCTACGGTGGCTCATACCTCATCACAAGCTTCCTTGGACAGATTCCGACACTTCGTCTTCAATATCAGAAAAAGAGAACCTTGCAGGGAGAACTAATGACCTGTCAGAACATAATTCTCACAACAGAGATCATCATCTTCCAACTAAAATTACCACCATATCGGGTTGGCTTCATAATCACCAGCATAACATAAGTAGGGCAAATATAGTTTATGGTCTACCTCTCAGTTCCATTGAATATTTCAGTTATTTCTTG AGGGGAGAACCAATGTCTGCTAGCATGGTCGCCAAAGGAATGGAGAATTACAAAGG GTGGCAGGACATGGAGATGAACTTATTCTGGCTTGGCATAGGAGGAGGCTGTTTAATTTTAGCTCAtgttttcataattttattcctcCGGCGGAGGACAGGGAAGCCACCTCGGGGCAGTTTTTCAGTTCCTAGATTTGAGCTATTTATTTTGATTCTCTTGCTACCTTGTCTTTCTCAGTCATCTGCTTTCCTAATAAAAG GTGGTTCAACAAGGGGAATTATAACAGGGGTGTTGTTGCTGGCAATCCCTGCAGCATTCATCTTATCAGCATccctatttattattattgtaatcAACTCAGGAAAATTTGCCCGGTACGAAGAATTCAACCAAGTACCTAATCAAGAAGTGTGGTACAAGAAGTTATGGTTCCTTTTTGTCGGGAAGCCAACCACGGGAAAGTGGTTTTACAGGGATGGATTACCATCTTCTTTCCTCTCAGGCTTTGGAATTCTCTTTGATAATTGCAAGGGTTCTCCAGTGTTAGTCCTAGGCAATCAGCATGAACTAAATACCATGACCAAGTGGACCGAAAGCGGCCAAAGCGGGAATGAAAGAATTAAGGGGGTCAACTCAGAAGATAGCAATGAGGAAAACAAAAATTCCATTTTCAGAAGGGTACTAGGATGCATGCAACAATACTATATCATCCTTGACTTATTAAGAAGAGTTGGTTTGGGAATGATATCTGTAGCTTATCCACCAGAAAAAACAAGTAAAAGCCTTTTTGCTCTGGTAATTACATTAGTACagtttatttacttatttaccATAAAGCCATACATCAGCAGGAGTGTCCATGTTGTGGAAAGTGTTTCTCTCTTGTGTGAAGCAGGTGTGTTTGGTATATTTGTCATTCAAAGTGGTTCAAAATCAACTGAAGCCAGAACTTCGGAACTAATTATGATAGTTCTTCTGTTACTAACCTTCATTGCACAGCTTATCAATCAATGGTACGCTATGGTAAATACCTTATTAAGACTCTCAAAACCTCAGACTAACTCTTTAAGGCATGGATTAAAGCTTGCAGCCAAGGGACTAATTCTGCCTTTCCTCCCGAAGAAGCATTGGCCGAGTGTTGTATCGACATTCTCCCAAACAGAAACAGAGCAGCTTTCAGTTAATCCTGCGAGCTCAGGAACAGAacttggaagaagaaaaagagcagGCTATATGGATCCAGTCAGTGCCATGACTGCTACTGTAGTTCCTGTGCAAAGTCTTCATACACCTAGCCCCAGTGTGATTGAAAGACGAGATCCCAGAAACTCAAAAGCAGCCACAAATGCTCACATAGAAGTGGAAGGTATATGGCTAACAGGACACAAAGCTGGAATCAATGATGAGCTGAAGATGTTAAGGGAGCTTGCAAAAGCTGGCTTCTCTAGGGAAGACAGGGTGGATGAAGCAAGTACCAGTTACACTTTAGATGCGCAACCTCCATCGGATGAACACTATTTGGGTATTCCAAAGCCAAGATACTAA